One Desulfatitalea tepidiphila genomic window, CCCTTGAGTCCGATCTCGACGAATGGTTTTCCAAGAAACGTCGAGGTAAGTATTCCAAGGTATTCGTCTATCCCAAAGAGGGTCACACATGGTACCTCGTGCGCCATGGCAAGCCCTATGCCCGTGAGGCGGTCATTGAGGCCGGTGAGTCCACCAGCCAGTATTTTCGTCCTGAAAAATTCGACGTGCTTGCATACAACCCCGTCATCGGGGAGATCCGTATGAACGCAGAAACCAAAGGTGAGAAGGAGCTCTACCGCAAGAAATTTGGATTTCACCTGTTCGGAGACGAAGAGTTCTTCAACGAACGCAGCCGATTTGACCTGGAACCTTTGCGGCAAATTGGTGAGGACGCGCTCCTATGTGACGACGTCGATGGCATCGAGTATGTCAGGCTCAAGGAAGTTCAGGTCTTTTGGGGCGGCGCTCATAAGGACGTCGAGATTCGTCGGTCCGAGGATCTGTTTGCCTCCCTTCGTGATCGGGAAAAATCCCTTCCCGCAGGCGGAAAGATCGTGAAGGCAAGCTTCCAGATTAAATTCGACGGTTCGAAGACGCCCAGGTCGGTCACCTTGAGTTCAGGCAACCGGGCGCAATTCAAGCGGGATGGTGATGCCGAGGTTATCGAGCGCTGGCTCGGACTCAGGGGCTTTATTGTCGGAGCCGGAGGGACATCGGATGAGTGATCCCTTCTGGGCATATCTGGAGAGATTGCCTGGAAAGTCGGCGGCGCTGTTCGATTGGGATAAGGCGCTCTCCGGTTGGGACCGATACCCGTTGTTTCGGGATCACTTCCTTCAACTGACCAAGAATCACGCGACCGCCGTGGATTGCCCAACGGAATGTGGCCTCGGATGCCCACGGAGTGTTGTCACCCATGTGAAGACCAACATCCGGGCCATCTGCAATGAAAAGGAATATCCAGCCGTCCAACTCACCACAAGGCAGACCCTGATCTACCGGCTCAAGCAGTCAGCCATCAATGGCGCTATCTGCACGGCCTTGGGAATAGAACACCGAGAGTCGAAACTCGATGGACTGCCCCATACATGGAGACTGGGCGATTTCATACCCACGGCGGGGATGGACTTCCCGGTTGTTCTGACGATGCAGGACAGCATGGATGCGCTGGCAGAGGTCGTTCGATCATTATGTCTCTCGATCCCCAAGCCCTTTGTCCTGATCGCGCCCACGCGCCTTCATCTTAGTCCTGCAGTTGAAACACTGCTGGCGCAGAGAAGCAGCCCCTTCATTGCGCTGAACGAAGAACTGCACTTGGGAGATGTACCACGGTTTATGACCCGTCGGGACAAGGCCGCAATATTCGCACCCCTTATCGGCCAGGTGCCTGAGCCGGATTCTGGCGGCACGGTATTTTTTTCAACACCGCCGGGCACCACATGGGCGCAAATCAAGATTCAATTCCGTGATGGCCATACCGTCACAATATGGGCGGGAGATCAGAGCGGTCGATACACCTATACGCAAATGGGAATGGCGAGCAGGAAGAATGGCAATCCTACCGAACAATGGAAATTGCTTGAGGGGTTTGCCAACTCCCGTGGCGAGATCGACTGGCACAGCCGATACGCGTCGGACAAACTGAAGAAACAGAAGCAAGAGCTGTCGAAGCACCTGCGGGAATTCTTCCGGCTCGATGACGATCCCATCGAATGGATCAAGGACACCAAGACCTACCGGTGTAAGTTCCGCATCCTCCCGGAAGGTGCCGAGGTTTACTGACCACCCTTTTTAGCGCCCGACAAATCTATAGCCCCGATTCAGGATTCTGGATCGGGGCTTTTTGCGTCTTGGAGGCCCGCTCGGTGAAATTTCACTGGGGCCGGGCAAAAAAAGTTAAAAAAGTTTTCCTCTGTAAATCCACCACCAATCAGAGCCTTACGGGCTTTCCTCCTTCTTGAGCCAGGGCGTTTTTGGGGGTCGCAACGAAAATTCGCCAAAGCAGGGTGACAGGTCTGGTGAACACAAAAAGTTCACGACCGCCACCCGGGAAATTCATGCCGGACCTGTCTCCCGGTCGGTCCAGAAATGAAGGAGGTTCGGCATGAACCAGACAAGCAAAGCACACCTCACCCCACCGAAGCGGCGACTCATCGAGTTGATGCAGGACATCAACTTCGGCCGCATCACCAACATTCCGGTCCGCGACGGCGAGCCGGAACTCACCCCTGATACGGTCATCGAGCGCGAGATCAAGCTGGGCGGACAGAGCGGTCCCCGGCCCGAGCGCGACCAGGATGACTTCATCCTCAAGCAAGAGGTCGTGGCGCTGCTGGAGCATCTCGCGCAGATGGGCAGCGGAAAAGTCTGCCTGCTCGAAATCAAGCACGGTCTCCCGTTCCTGATGCGCATCGAGGAACGGGCAGCCTGAACACGTAACGACCTGAACCCTTAGACACTGGACAACAAGCTGGACGCATGGCGGAGGCTGTTGTGGGTGTCGCCGAGCCGAATACGGCAATTGGCGGCGTACCTGCGACCCCTTCGCCCACGCGACAGCTTTGTCCTGTGATCTGGCCCGTGCCGACACCCACGCGGACCTCCTCCTCGCTCCGAGGAGGCCCCGATGGTTTCACAGAATTCTTACGACGGCATCGACAAGTATGCCGCCAACCTCATTCGGCACAAAGCACGTCAACTCGTAGGCAAGGCCGGATTCACCGAGGACGACAGACACGACCTCGAACAGGAACTGATGATCGATCTGCTGCAGCGGATGCGGCATTTCAATCCCGCCAAGGCCAAGAAGACCACCTTCATGGCCCGGATCGTCGAACGTCACATCTCCACCATTTTGGAGGCCCGGTTCGCCCAATGCCGGGACTGGCGGCTCTGCCAAACCTCACTCAACGAACCCCTCGACAACGGCGAAGGCGACACCACCGAGCGGATCGACTTCCTGGACAGCGAAGGCTCTCTGGGAAGCGGCACCCGCGAGACAAGGGAGCGTCTCGCCCATGAGATCCGCATGGATCTCGACCTGGCCATCGCCTCGTTGCCGGAAGAGCTCCGGAATCTGTGCGTGCGCCTGCACGACAGCACCATGGCCGAAATCGCCCGGGAGATGGGCATCCCCAGAACCACCCTCTACGACCGGCTGAGCAAGCTGCGGGACGCGTTCCGCGAGGCCGGGCTTGAGGACTACCTGTGATCTCCGACGCATCGGCTCCGGCTCCGGTAAGTAAGCACCGTGCCGCATGGTGCGGCTATCCGGGGCCTCGGAAATCTGAACCTGAACGAAAGAGGAGTTCAACCATGACTCACGACACCTACAAGTACCGTTTTGACGAGTCGGTCCCGGCCCAGGAACTGGAAGACACTTTCATGCTGGCGATGCTGGCCGTCGAAAGCCTGCATGGCCGTTCCCGTGTGCGGATGGAGAGCCGGTTCAATCTGGACAAGGCCCGACGCACCTGCGTGATAGACGCCTCCACCGATGTCGGCAGCGACCTCGCCCGCATTTTCACCGGCTTCGCCACCAAGGAATACGGCGAACGCTCGGTCCTGATCGAACGTACCCAGCCGTCGGGTTGCGCCTGTGCCTCCAAGCATCGCGCAGCGCCCGCCGCCGAAGCGGGGGTGGCGGTATGAGCGAGCTGATGACCACCACCTATTCCATGTGGCGGCTGTTCCGCAACTGCCGCATGGCCTGCAAGTGGCGCTACATCGACGAGCTGGTGCCGCTCGAGCGCGACCCCAATCTGGCCTTCGGCTCGGTCATCCACGACTGCCTGGAGTGCTGGCACGGCGAGCGGAATCTGTCCAAGGTCCTCGACCATATCGACCGGACCTATCCGAACCGGGCGCAGGACGACCATCAACAGGCCGACTGGCATCTCGCCCGGGCCATGATGAGCGCCTATGCGGAACACTACCCGGCCGAAGAGTTCGAGGTCGTCGCGCTCGAGAAAACCTTCGAAGGTCCCATCGTCAACCCGGCGACCGGGGCGACCTCGCGCAGTTTCATTCTCGCCGGGAAGGTGGACGGCATCGTCCGTCAGGATGGCCAGTATTTCCTACTGGAACACAAAACCGCCTCGCAGATCGACGCCAGCTACCTGGAGCGGCTGTGGACCGATTTCCAGATCATCCTCTACGCCTGGTACCTGGAGCAGACCCTCGGCATCACGGTCAGCGGCATCATCTACAACGTCCTGGTCAAGGCCAAGTTGCGTCAGGGCAAGGGTGAGACCGAAGCCGAATTCGAGGCCCGGCGGGCGGAGCTGATCGCCAAGTCGAAAACCGGCAAGAGCAGCGCCAAGCGCAAGCTGCCGGAGGACGACGAAACCTTCCAGCAACGGCTCCAGGAGAAGTACCTCGAGCCGGGCATGTTTCATCGCGAGGTGCTCTACATCTCCCGCGACCAGTTCGAGGAACTGCGGGCGGAGCTGTGGGAACTCTCCAAGGCCATGCTCGACGCCCGTCGGCGCGACATCTTCTACCGCAACACCAGCTACTGCTTCCAGTACGGAAGGCCCTGCGCCTACTTCCAGCTCTGCCGCTCGGGCGGCAACCCCAACGTCATCGAAAACCATTTCCAACGGATCGCCCCGCACGAAGAGCTGCGGGACGGAGCCGGTGAAGACGCCGCTCCGGTGTTCTGAAATCCCAACCATAAGGAGACGAAGCCATGCTTCCCAAGACCAAAAGCAAACCCAAACACACGCTCTCGGATCTCACCGCCCTGGTGTACGGCCCGAGCAAGATCGGCAAGAGCACCTGGTGCTCGAAGGCCGATGACGCACTGTTCCTGGCGACCGAGCCGGGCCTGAACGCCCTGGAGGTGTTCCAGACCCCGATCACCTGCTGGGACGACCTCTTGCAGGCCTGCGCCGAGATCGCCGAGGGCAAGCACGAGTTCAAGACCATCGTCGTCGACACGGTGGATAACGCCTACAAGATGTGCTCGGACTACGTCTGCAAGAAATTCAAGATCGAGCACGAATCCGACCTGGGCTACGGCAAGGGCTACGCGCTGATCAACAACGAGTTCCAGCGCGTCATCAACAAGCTCGCCTTCCTGCCCTACGGGCTAATCCTGATTTCCCACTCCCAGGAGCGGGACATCGAGACCCGGACCGGCAAACACACCCGCATCGTGCCGACGCTGCCGGAAAAGGCGCGGAAGCTGGTCACCGGTCTGGTGGACCTGATCCTGTTCTGCGACCTGGACATGAAAACCGGCGAGGACGGCAAGCCTGTATGGCAGCGCGTGATGCGCACCAAGCCCAGTCCCAACTACGACGCCGGTGACCGCACCGGTCGCCTCCCCGAAGTCATCCCCCTCGATTTTTCGAGCTTCATGAAAGCCTTCAACAACACGGCAGCCGGAGCTGCGGCGAGTGCCGCCCGGCCGAAGCCGGAGCCGACCGCGAGTGCGGCGGCGAAACCCCAACAGTAAGGAGATCCGACCATGGAACACTACGAAAACCAATCCAACAGCAACCTCGACCTGGCGCAGTTCGACGACGCCTTCGAAACCGCCGAAGTCGAGGAACGTGAGTTCGAGGCCGTTCCCGACGGCAAGTACCAGGTCAACGTCGACCGGGTCGAACTGACCCGCGCCCAGACCTCGGGCAATCCCATGCTCAAGTGGACCCTGCGCATTCTCGCGCCGACCCACAAGGGCCGTCTGCTCTGGCGTAACAACGTCATGGCCAGCAACGAGAACATCAAGTGGCTCAAGCAGGACCTCTACACCTGCGGGCTGCAGCTTCAGAAACTCTCCGACCTGCCGGGCCACCTCGAGCAGCTTCTCAACATCAAGCTGGAGGTGACCAAACGCACTCGTGGTGAAAACGAGAACATCTACTTCAACCGTCGCATTGTCATGGCCGACGATGCCGGGGCTCCCGGCGCGGCGATGGACGACATGATCCCGTTCTGATGATGGACCGGATCACCGTTGTCGTCGACACCCGCGAACAGGAGCCCTACAGCTTCGATACAGACAAGGTTTCGGCGGTTCGCAAGGCGCTGCCCGCCGGTGATTACTCGCTGGTCGGCCTCGAGGAACGGGTGGCGGTGGAGCGTAAATCCCTGACGGATTTCGTCTCCACCGTCATCCGAGGGCGAAAGCGGTTCCATCGCGAACTGGAAAAGCTCTCCGCCTACGAATCCGCCTGCGTGGTTGTCGAGTGCAACTTTCGCGATCTGGTCGATGGCCGCTACCGCAGCGATGCCCACCCGCACGCGCTGATCGGAACGGTCGCCTCCATCGTCGTCGACTTCGGTGTCCCCGTCTACTTCTGCTCGGACCGGCAGGCCGCCTGCCGTTTTGTCGAGGAGTACCTGACACGTTTTCACCGGAGGATCGCGAGATGCCAAAAAGAAATGAGAGTAACCCGGCGCGACTCCGGGGAAGAATAGAGCGCGTTTACTATGCCGGACCCAAGTTCTCCGCAGGCCGACTGCTCACCCCGACCGGTGAGGAAGTCCAGTTCGCGGGCAATTTGTTCGCCCGTGAAAATCAGCCTGTGGTCCTGCTCGGGTCGTGGTCCACCCATCCCAAATACGGCCGTCAGTTCAAGGTCGACGGGATGGAGCACGATCTCGAACTCGATCCGGAGGGGCTGATCCACTATCTGGCCAACCATCCGGAGATCAAGGGCATTGGTCCGGCCAAGGCCAGATTGATCGTCGAGAGTTTCGGCGACGCCTTTGAAGAAACCCTTCTGAGTGACCCCGAACGCATCGCGCTGAAAGCCCGGCTACCCATGGACGCGGCCCGGCGGCTGCGCGACGAATGGTTGAAGAACCGCAGCGTCAACGCCGTCATGGCCTGGTTGTCGGCATTCGGCCTGACCCATCATCAGGTCACCACCCTGGTCGAAAGACTCGGCGGCAACTGCCTCGATATCCTGAAGGAAGACCCGTACATTCTCATTCGGGAGATCCGGGGATTCGGCTTCAAGAAGGTCGACAAGATTGCCCGCAAGCTGGGAACCCCCAAGGACCATACCCCTCGTATCCGGGCCGGGTTGAATTTCTGCGTCCGTGAAGCCCTGGACAATGGCCACTGCTGGATCGAATACGAGGATCTGGTCGACCAGGCCAATCTACTGCTGGTCATGGATGCCCTGGACAGCCGGGTTCGTATCGAGAGCGCCCTCGACGCGCTCATCGAAGAACAGGCGCTTTCCTGCGATTCCCACGGCGGGCGTTTCGTGGTCGCTCTGCCGGAGATCGTCCGCATGGAGCGGGAGCTGGCCGCGCTGTTCGGCCAGGCCGAAACACCCAACCCTCATTTTCAGTCCGTCAAGAAATTCGATGCTCTGATTCGGCGCTGCGCGGCGACGCTGAACGAGAAGCAGCTCGACGCAGTGCGCTCGGCCCTCCAACACAGCATCAGCCTGATCTCGGGTGGAGCCGGTTCGGGCAAGAGCTACACCATCTCGGTCATCAACTCCATCTGCGAGGAGAGCGATCTGGAGGTCGTTCTCGCCGCGCCGACCGGCAAGGCCGCCAAACGCCTGGAGGAAGTCAGCGGCCGTAGCGGCACCACCATCCACCGCCTGCTCGGCTATGACGGCAAGGGTTTCTCGCGTAGCAAGGAGAACCCCATCGATGCCGATGTCCTGGTGGTCGACGAGTTTTCGATGGTCGATGTGCCGTTGGCTTGGCACTTGTTCGAGGCGGTCGATCTGTCGCGGACCACGGTGCTGCTGGTCGGGGACCACAACCAGCTTCCGCCGGTGGGACCCGGAAACATCCTGCGCGATCTGATCCAGACACGCGCCATCCCCACGGTCATCCTCGACAAGGTCGTGCGCCAGGCTGGCGTCCTCAAGGAGAACTGCACCGCCGTTCTCAAGGGCGAGGTGCGCAAGACCAGCGAAGCGTCGGTGGGCGGATGCCGGGATTGGTATCTGGTGGATCAGTTCACCGACCCGATGGCGGCACGCTCGTTCCTGCTGGAGTTGTTTCAGGAGCGGCTCGATGCCCTGGGTTTCGACATCATCAAGGACGTGCAGGTGCTGACACCGACCCACAAGGGTCCGCTCGGCACCAAGGAATTGAACGAGGAGCTGCAGCGGCTCATCCAGCGAAAGCTCTGGAACACCGAGGTGCCGCCGGTCGCCATGGGCCGCCGCGCCCCGTTTCTCAAGCACGACAAGGTCATCCAGACCCGGAACAATTACGACCTGAACGTGATGAACGGTGCCATCGGCCATGTGGTCGATGTCCTCGCGAACGGCACCCTGGTCATCGACTTCGACGGCATGCCGGTGGAACTGGAGAAAGGGTCGCCCGACCTGCAGGATCTGCAGCTCGCCTATGCGCTCACCATCCACAAAACCCAGGGTTCCGAGTTCCCCTGCGCTGTGGTGGTGGTTCACAAGGCGCATTCCTTCATGCACCACCGCAATCTGCTCTACACCGGGGTGACCCGCGCCCGGCGTACCGCCATTGTTCTGGGTGATCACTGGGGCATCCAGAACTGCGCCAAGCGATGCCAGGTGGATGACCGCCGGACCTTCCTGCCTCTGTTTCTGGACGCCGTCCAGCACGCGGATGCCGATTTCGCCCGTGTCGCGGAGGCCGAATGAGCATGGGCGGAACGGATAACGTCAGGGAGTATTACCGGCTCGTCACCGAGATGGACATCGGTGACGTGGCCCGGGAACTCCTGCCGGGACGGATCACCCAGGAGACCGGCCAGCGCTTGATGTGCGACTGCCCCAACCATCAGAGCCAGTCGCGCCTGTCGCTGCACGTGATGCTCGACAAACAGGGCTGGTACTGCTTCGGCTGCGGAGTCGGCGGCGATGTGCTGCAGCTCGTGGAGTTCATTCAGACAGGCTCGGTCACCGCCGGGCAATCCGGACCGATGCCGGACAGCCACCGCCAGGCCCGAGACTATCTCGCCAAGAAGGCGGGCTTGCCGCCGCTGTCGCGCTATGGCCTGAGCCAGGAGCGTCTGGCCCAGACAGAGGCCGACCGCGCCTTCGAATTGCGGGTCAAGGACGCGCTGACGGCGCTGGCCAGGCTTTACCACGCCAGGCTCAAGGAGTCGCAGGAGGTCCTCGACTGGCTGAAATCCAAATATGCCCTGAGCGAGGAGACCATCGACGATCTCCTGATCGGCTATGCGGACAACGCGTCCGGCGCGGTCGCCCAACTGACCGGGGGTGAAGACGGCTTCTCCAAGCGAGAGCTCGCCGCCACCGGCGCTTTCAGGCCCACCAGCCAGGACGGCCTGACGCCATTTTTCGAGCGCCGCATCGTCTTTCCGTACTGGAGCCGTGGCCGGGTGGTGTTCATGATCGGCCGCAAGACGCCGTGGACCCCGGACGTGGGCTGGGAGCAAGGGAAATACAAGAAGCTGCCGGTTCACGACGAGCACCAGCGGCCTTACGTCGCCGACTTCATCAACAACGCGCTGCTGTTCAACGAGGACTGCCTGCTGGCCAGGCCCGGCAAGGTGATCATCACCGAGGGGGTGACCGATTGCCTGGCGTTGATGCAACTGGGCCTGCCCACCGTGTCGCCGGTCACCGTCCGCATCCGGGCCGCCGATTGGGAGCGCCTGATCCCCAAGCTGCGCGGCGTCGAAACCGTCTACATCTGCCAGGACAACGAACTTTCCCAGGCCGGTCTCAAAGGGGCGCTGCAAACCGCCCGCACCCTGGCCGAACACAAGATCGACACCCGCCTGGTGACGCTGCCCTTGTCGGAGACACAGATCTCAGCCCGGCAGGAGCTGACCGAACGTTTCGGCCTGACGGCGAGCGTGGGGCCGAAGGAGCTGGCCAAGCTGCTGGCGGGACGGCCCGCCGAAGAGATTCAGGCGGCCGAGGCGCTTCTCGCCACCGCCAAGATCGACGTCAACGATTACATTGCCGCCGGGCATACCCGGGAGGATTTCGAACGTCTGCTCGCCGAAGCCAGCACGCCCATCGAGTTCGGCGTGCGCTCGCTTCCCGAGGGCGCTGAGGAAGAGGAACGCAACCGCTTGCTCGAACCGATCCTGGGGGAGATCTCCGAGCAGTCTCCCCTGGAACAGGCCCGTCTGCTGAAGCTGGTGCAGGAGCGCATCGGTGGTGGCGTTTCGATGGCCACCCTCAAAGAGCAGATCCGCGCCATCCAGAAGGACCGCAAGGTCGAGTTCCGCAACGAAAAGAAGAAGGCCAAGCGGATGTCCGGCGCGATGCCCGGATCGTGCCGCGCCAGGGTCGACGAGGTGCTGATCGACACGGAACTGGAGAACGGCGCTCCCGACTACACCCTGGCCGCCGAGGCCGCTTACGACTGGTTCACCGCCAACGGTGCCCAGTTCTTTCACACCCTGCAGGGCGAGCCTTTCATGTATTTCGACAACGCCATCTACTGGATGGATTCACCGGACCGAGGTCGCAAGCGCCATTACGCGGCCATGCTCTATAAGCACACGGGCATGGTGCCGAC contains:
- a CDS encoding sigma-70 family RNA polymerase sigma factor, coding for MVSQNSYDGIDKYAANLIRHKARQLVGKAGFTEDDRHDLEQELMIDLLQRMRHFNPAKAKKTTFMARIVERHISTILEARFAQCRDWRLCQTSLNEPLDNGEGDTTERIDFLDSEGSLGSGTRETRERLAHEIRMDLDLAIASLPEELRNLCVRLHDSTMAEIAREMGIPRTTLYDRLSKLRDAFREAGLEDYL
- a CDS encoding PD-(D/E)XK nuclease family protein, translating into MSELMTTTYSMWRLFRNCRMACKWRYIDELVPLERDPNLAFGSVIHDCLECWHGERNLSKVLDHIDRTYPNRAQDDHQQADWHLARAMMSAYAEHYPAEEFEVVALEKTFEGPIVNPATGATSRSFILAGKVDGIVRQDGQYFLLEHKTASQIDASYLERLWTDFQIILYAWYLEQTLGITVSGIIYNVLVKAKLRQGKGETEAEFEARRAELIAKSKTGKSSAKRKLPEDDETFQQRLQEKYLEPGMFHREVLYISRDQFEELRAELWELSKAMLDARRRDIFYRNTSYCFQYGRPCAYFQLCRSGGNPNVIENHFQRIAPHEELRDGAGEDAAPVF
- a CDS encoding ATP-binding protein encodes the protein MLPKTKSKPKHTLSDLTALVYGPSKIGKSTWCSKADDALFLATEPGLNALEVFQTPITCWDDLLQACAEIAEGKHEFKTIVVDTVDNAYKMCSDYVCKKFKIEHESDLGYGKGYALINNEFQRVINKLAFLPYGLILISHSQERDIETRTGKHTRIVPTLPEKARKLVTGLVDLILFCDLDMKTGEDGKPVWQRVMRTKPSPNYDAGDRTGRLPEVIPLDFSSFMKAFNNTAAGAAASAARPKPEPTASAAAKPQQ
- a CDS encoding DUF669 domain-containing protein; the protein is MEHYENQSNSNLDLAQFDDAFETAEVEEREFEAVPDGKYQVNVDRVELTRAQTSGNPMLKWTLRILAPTHKGRLLWRNNVMASNENIKWLKQDLYTCGLQLQKLSDLPGHLEQLLNIKLEVTKRTRGENENIYFNRRIVMADDAGAPGAAMDDMIPF
- a CDS encoding ERCC4 domain-containing protein — encoded protein: MMDRITVVVDTREQEPYSFDTDKVSAVRKALPAGDYSLVGLEERVAVERKSLTDFVSTVIRGRKRFHRELEKLSAYESACVVVECNFRDLVDGRYRSDAHPHALIGTVASIVVDFGVPVYFCSDRQAACRFVEEYLTRFHRRIARCQKEMRVTRRDSGEE
- the recD2 gene encoding SF1B family DNA helicase RecD2; its protein translation is MPKRNESNPARLRGRIERVYYAGPKFSAGRLLTPTGEEVQFAGNLFARENQPVVLLGSWSTHPKYGRQFKVDGMEHDLELDPEGLIHYLANHPEIKGIGPAKARLIVESFGDAFEETLLSDPERIALKARLPMDAARRLRDEWLKNRSVNAVMAWLSAFGLTHHQVTTLVERLGGNCLDILKEDPYILIREIRGFGFKKVDKIARKLGTPKDHTPRIRAGLNFCVREALDNGHCWIEYEDLVDQANLLLVMDALDSRVRIESALDALIEEQALSCDSHGGRFVVALPEIVRMERELAALFGQAETPNPHFQSVKKFDALIRRCAATLNEKQLDAVRSALQHSISLISGGAGSGKSYTISVINSICEESDLEVVLAAPTGKAAKRLEEVSGRSGTTIHRLLGYDGKGFSRSKENPIDADVLVVDEFSMVDVPLAWHLFEAVDLSRTTVLLVGDHNQLPPVGPGNILRDLIQTRAIPTVILDKVVRQAGVLKENCTAVLKGEVRKTSEASVGGCRDWYLVDQFTDPMAARSFLLELFQERLDALGFDIIKDVQVLTPTHKGPLGTKELNEELQRLIQRKLWNTEVPPVAMGRRAPFLKHDKVIQTRNNYDLNVMNGAIGHVVDVLANGTLVIDFDGMPVELEKGSPDLQDLQLAYALTIHKTQGSEFPCAVVVVHKAHSFMHHRNLLYTGVTRARRTAIVLGDHWGIQNCAKRCQVDDRRTFLPLFLDAVQHADADFARVAEAE
- a CDS encoding CHC2 zinc finger domain-containing protein; translation: MGGTDNVREYYRLVTEMDIGDVARELLPGRITQETGQRLMCDCPNHQSQSRLSLHVMLDKQGWYCFGCGVGGDVLQLVEFIQTGSVTAGQSGPMPDSHRQARDYLAKKAGLPPLSRYGLSQERLAQTEADRAFELRVKDALTALARLYHARLKESQEVLDWLKSKYALSEETIDDLLIGYADNASGAVAQLTGGEDGFSKRELAATGAFRPTSQDGLTPFFERRIVFPYWSRGRVVFMIGRKTPWTPDVGWEQGKYKKLPVHDEHQRPYVADFINNALLFNEDCLLARPGKVIITEGVTDCLALMQLGLPTVSPVTVRIRAADWERLIPKLRGVETVYICQDNELSQAGLKGALQTARTLAEHKIDTRLVTLPLSETQISARQELTERFGLTASVGPKELAKLLAGRPAEEIQAAEALLATAKIDVNDYIAAGHTREDFERLLAEASTPIEFGVRSLPEGAEEEERNRLLEPILGEISEQSPLEQARLLKLVQERIGGGVSMATLKEQIRAIQKDRKVEFRNEKKKAKRMSGAMPGSCRARVDEVLIDTELENGAPDYTLAAEAAYDWFTANGAQFFHTLQGEPFMYFDNAIYWMDSPDRGRKRHYAAMLYKHTGMVPTTGGGRTFFEVLPSLAMIRGQVRDHFSWLHTDVASYTVYFNLNNPEHEIAKITPDEIQIMKNGGNEDGIILDGSRKMKPLKFLPDADLEEADRLLVDLLVGNMTCPQGDRFLILSWLSCFLLIDFAGTRPMTRFEGSAGSGKTTASKITSTLLFGEPQHKKATDAANYTDGSQNPLIVLDNIEVKQMTEDLTTFMLTSITGIAKEKRKSGTDSETITERTKCLLNTTGIEPLCGELSEILSRSFVINFDLANQASDCFLESEVISAIQQNRDLIISAIMKRTSHVLAMIRDGAQKQVMRLLHRTMPTHGKRRCNDYLSLMYLMMLAGSEEHEVTTGLEDLSPLFIEQIHSINDTSQEMARESNPIATALASLFHAYRNAVELDEKARYGEDDRANHVVGFIERYQVRFENENTMEPVSAGRLLAALRRVGREFNLEFEYKKPAQLGRRISNDLDVIRDAGFDIDRQRNAHTKNFEYRISANRGK